The DNA region CATTTATATCGAAGACTGTCAAATACTTTTTTGAAATTCTTTTTTCAAAAGTATTGTTCTTTTCGACAACGTGTATTACTATATCATCATTCAACTTTCTTGTCAAATGGTTGTTCTTGTTTTTGTCACAATACTAGTTATATGTACTTATATATTTTTTATTCATTAAAATTTAAAAAATATATATTTTTTATTCAAACCTAGTAATAACCAAATATTATACTACTTAAATCACATGTAATAACATATCCATATCTTCCACCCCTTACGTCCAAACTAAATAAACTCTAGGTATCTACAAGTTTAAATAAGTTCAATAAAATGTAGCTACTTGCAAGGGAATATGAATGAAAAATATATATTTTNNNNNNNNNNNNNNNNNNNNNNNNNNNNNNNNNNNNNNNNNNNNNNNNNCAACTGTGAACCTTCTACCCTAATCATAAGATTTGCACTATTTAGTCTGATAGTTACTTACCTTATAAACATTTTCATTTATATGACCGAAGTAAGTTTGTATACATTTTGTTTGAACATAGTTTGTGTATGGATAACAAAAGATGAAACGATAATTATCGTTTCATCTTCATATAAAAATTATTTAATTGGCTTCATTGTAGGGAAGAATAGTACGTCTCTTATAGATGGAGAGTCAGTAAGTAACATTACTAATCTATCTATACCAATACCGATTCCGCCTGTTGGAGGTAAACCAATTTCTAATGCATTTAAGAAATCTTCATCCATCATGGCAATCTCATCTTCACCTAAGTCTTTTCTTCTTACTTGTTCTTCAAATCTTTCTCTTTGATCGATTGGATCATTTAACTCAGAGAATGCATTTGCAATTTCCCAAGTGTTAGCAAAAGCCTCAAATCTATGAGTGTATGCAGGATTTTCTGGATCTTTCTTAGCAAAAGGAGATACTTCAACAGGGTGATGAGTTACAAAAGTAGGTTGGATTAAAGTATGCTCACAGAATTCTTCGAAGAATAGGTTTATAATATCACCCTTCTTAAAATCTTTTCTAACTTCTAATCCTTTTTCCTTAGCTATCTTAATAGCTTCTTCATCAGTTGCAACTTCTTCTAAATTTATTCCTGTCATCTCTGTTACTAAGTCTACCATTCTGATACGCTTCCAAGGAGGGGCTAAATCAATTTCCTTTCCTTGATATGTAAGTTTAGTAGTTCCAGCAGCAGCCATAGCCATTGCAGACACTACTTCTTCACACATTTGCATCATAACTTCATAATCTGCATAGGCCATATACCATTCTATAGTAGTAAACTCTGGGTTATGCTTTGGAGACATACCTTCGTTTCTAAATAGTCTTCCTATTTCATAAACTCTATCTATACCACCAACTACTAATCTCTTTAAGTGAAGTTCTGTAGCAATTCTCATGTACATGTCTATATCAAGAGCATTGTGATGAGTAATGAAAGGACTCGCATTAGCTCCAGATGCAACCGTATCTAGGATAGGCGTCTCCACCTCTAAGAAGTCCTTATCATCTAAATATTTTCTTAAAGCCTTAATAGCTCTAGTTCTCTTAATAAATGTATCTTTAACTTCAGGATTTACTATAAGGTCTACATATCTTTGTCTGTATCTTAATTCCTTATCTTTAAGACCATGCCACTTTTCAGGAAGAGGCTTTAAAGACTTTGATAATAAACTTACTTCACTGGCTCTAACTGATACTTCTCCATTCTTAGTTTTGAAAACAGTACCTTTAACTCCAATAATATCCCCAATATCATAAGTAAGAGTTATATCGTACTCTTCTTCTCCTATAGCATCCTTTCTTACATAAGATTGGATTCTACCTTGTTTGTCCTGCATGTCTAGGAAAGAAGCTTTCCCCATTCCTCTTTTGGCCATTATTCTTCCAGCCACAGAGACTTCTTTTCCTTCCATTTCTTCAAAGTTACCCTTAATGTCCCCACTAAAATGAGTTTGATCATACTTTTCTACCTTGTATGGATCTCTTCCCATTTTTCTTAAGGTATTTAACTTATCTCTTCTTACTTGCAGGACCTCACTTAATTGCATTTCCTCGCTCATCCTTAGTCACCTCACAATTTATCTTCTACTAATTTCTAAAACTTTATATTGCATTAATCCTTGAGGAGCGTGTACTTCTACAGTTTCCCCAACTTTACTTCCTATTAAAGCCATTCCAACAGGAGATTCATTTGAAATCTTTAATTCATATGGATCAGCCTCAGCAGATCCTACTATTGTATATTCTATTTCCTCATCGAATTCCACATCAAATACCTTTACAGTTGATCCTATATTAACCACATCTAAAGATATTTCATCTTCAGATATTATTCTTGCTTTTCTCAATGTTGCTTCAAGTTTTGCAATTCTTTCCTCTAATTTTGCTTGTTCATTTTTAGCTTCGTCATATTCAGAGTTTTCACTAATATCTCCAAAAGCTATAGCTTCCTTAATTCTTGCTGCCACCTCTTGTCTTTTAACCGTTTTTAAAAGCTCTAATTCTTCTTCAGTTTTCCTATGTCCTTCTACCGTCAAGAGAATCTCTTTCTCACTCATTATGCTCCCTCTCCTTTTTATTTTATTTTAAGTTCAATTATTAAATAATTATATTCTTTATGAACTAATTTATTCTTGTTAATAAGTGGTAAATCTTTTTGTCTACGACAATAAGCACTGCTTTTACAGTGCTTTTTTCCTATGTATTCACTTTTACTTTTCCACTATATGGATTTAATTATAGAGTACCTCCCATAGGGTTGTCAAGCGGCATATTTCCCATACACTTTAAGGCACATTATTCTTTTATTCACCATGTTGGTAGTAGCTCTCCATAAATCTATTTAGTATGTCTAATATCTCTTCTTTTGAATTTAAATTATTAGTTTCTCCCCTTAATTTGTTGGAGTTTCTCACGCCCTTAAAATACCAGGCAATATGCTTTCTAATTTCCCTTACCGCCACATACTCAGTCTTATTTTCTATAAGAAGGTCTAAATGTTTCTTTATGAGTTCCACCTTTTCTTCTATAGTAGGTTTCGGAATGATCTGTCCTGTTTTCAAGTAATGGGCTACCCTTTTGAATATCCAAGGATTCCCTTGGGCTCCCCTTGCAATCATAACACCATCACACCCTGTTAATTCTACCATATTTTTTGCATCTTCCACAGAAAAAACATCTCCATTGCCTATAACAGGAATACTTACAGCTTCTTTTACTTCTTTAATAATATTCCAATCAGCTTTACCCGTATAAAACTCTTCTCTAGTTCTTCCATGGACAGCAACTAAACTAGCTCCACTGTCTTCTATAATTTTAGCCATTTCTACCGCATTTATACTAGAATCATCCCAACCCTTCCTTATTTTCACAGTTACAGGTTTTATAGATTCCCTTACAACGGCTTTTATAACTTCTCCTGCTAATTTAGGGTTCTTCATTAAAGCTGATCCATCACCATTTTTTATTATCTTAGGTGTAGGACAACCCATATTAATATCTAATACTGCATTTTCTAAATTATTAAGCTTAGCAGCAGCTCTACCCATAAAATCCGGGTCAGAACCAAATATCTGAAGTGCCACAGGTTTTTCTACATCTTCTATCTTAGTAAGCATATGGGTCTTCTTATCCTCATAACAAAGGCCCTTTGCACTAACCATCTCCGTATAAACCATACCAGCACCGCATTCCTTACACAATATCCTAAAAGAAAGGTCTGTCACTCCAGCCATTGGTCCTAAAAATACATTATTATCTATATTAACATCTCCTATATATATGATACTCCTCTCCCTTCTTTTAAAAGTTCACGGTTAAGCTTTCATATATAAACATACCACTTCCAAATCCAATAAACTCTAGCTACTTACAAGGGAATATAACTGAAAAATTTTTAGAAGGTGGAACATCAGAACATCATATACTGCAAACAATTATGAATCTTCTACCGTAAGTATACTATTCACACTTTATAGTCTGATAGCGACTTACCTTATAAAATATTTTTCAGTTATATGACCGAAGTAAGTTCACATCCCTTTAGATTAGAAGCGGTTTATCAATATATACAAGTCCACTCAACCTTATTATTCACATTTTACACATACTCATACAATCCTCTTACAGAAACTTCTCCTGAAAAGACTTTCTCAACTCGTCCATCTTCATATTCTACTACAAGTTCCCCTTCTTCACTAAGGTCAATGGCACGAGCTTTAACTTCACTATCTCTACTTATAATCCTCACAGTATTATTTAATGTAGCAGAATATTGTCTGCATATATCTATACTCTTTTCTATGGACCTACTCTCTATAAAATCCATATAAAGCTTTTCAAACTCATATAGTATTTCCTTCACTATTTCTTTTCTAGAAATATCATCATCCATATATTTAGCCAATGATACAGCCTTATCTGCCACATCTTCAGGAAGTAGAGTCTCATCCATATTAGCATTAACTCCAATACCCACTATGACAAAGTTAACCTTATCAATCTCTGCACTCATCTCTGTTAAAATGCCACATACCTTCTTCTTATGGAGAACTATATCATTAGGCCACTTTATAAGTACATCATCCTTAGTAAACTTTCTTAAAGCTTCAGTTATGGCAGCTGCCACAATTTGAGTTATCTTCATGGCATGGGTAGGTATTATATCCGGTCTTAATATGATAGACATCCAGATACCTTGCCCCTTTGGAGATACCCAACTTCGCCCAAGTCTCCCACGACCCTTAGTCTGCTCTTCTGCTATTACTACAGTACCTTCTTCTGCACCTTCTAAGGCTATGGCCTTAGCATGATTACTTGTAGAATCTATACTATCAAAATGTATTATTTCTTTCCCTATCACTTTATTCTTCATGTCTATGGATAAAAGCTTAGAATCTAATTTATCCCCTTCTTTTATTAACATGTACCCTCGTTTAGGTACTGATTCTATCTTATATCCTTCTTCCTTTAACTTCTTTATATGTTTCCATACAGCAGTTCTGCTCACTCCTATGCTCTTGCTAAGCTCTTCTCCCGATATGAATTTATCCTTACTGTTTATTAGAACTTCTAATATTCTTTTTCTCATAATATATTCCCCCTAATACCTAGTGGAATTAACTAGATTCTTATAATAACCTATCAAATTAAAGTATATCAAAAGAATAAAAAAAGACAAAGAAAAAGATGTGAAAAAGGCTCCGTCCCTTTTCCACATCTTTATTATTCTTTAGCCAAATAGAGATAACATAACCCCTGCTGCTACGGCAGAACCTATAACTCCCGATACGTTAGGTCCCATAGCATGCATTAGTAGGAAGTTTGAAGGATTTTCCTTTTGTCCTACTACTTGAGATACTCTAGCTGCCATAGGTACGGCAGATACTCCTGCAGAACCTATAAGTGGGTTTATCTTTCCACCAGATAATTTGTTCATTATCTTAGCTAAGATAAGTCCTGCTGCAGTTCCCACTGCGAAAGCTAATACTCCTAAAACAATAATCTTAATTGTAGTTGCTCTTAAGAATTGCTCAGCAGTAGCTGTAGCTCCTACTGATAATCCTAGGAATATAGTTACTATATTCATTAAAGCATTTGTAGCTGTGTCAGTAAGTCTTCCCACAACTCCAGATTCTTTAAATAAGTTACCAAGCATAAGCATACCTACTAGAGTAGCTGCTGGTGGTAATATTAAAGATACTACCACTGTAACCGTTATAGGGAATATAATCTTTTCCACTTTAGTTACAGGTCTTAATTGATCCATCTTAATCATACGCTCTTCCTTAGTAGTTAAGGCCTTCATAATAGGTGGCTGAATGATTGGAACTAATGCCATATACGAGTAAGCCGCAACTGCTATAGGTCCTAAAAGATGTGGAGCTAACTTAGAAGTTAAGAATATAGCCGTTGGACCATCTGCTCCTCCAATTATTCCTATAGCTCCTGCTTCTTGTCCTGTAAATCCAAGAAGTATAGCTCCTAAGAAAGTGGTAAATATACCAAATTGTGCTGCTGCTCCTAAAAGTAGAGCTCTTGGATTAGCTATAAGT from Anaeromicrobium sediminis includes:
- a CDS encoding sodium ion-translocating decarboxylase subunit beta, producing MGQTIVKFIESTAFFGPDGISLGHVLMLFISFVLLYLAIKKEFEPLLLVPIAFGMLLTNLPKAGMMALPEMVGHHVQPGGLLYYFFQGDELGIFPPIIFMGVGAMTDFGPLIANPRALLLGAAAQFGIFTTFLGAILLGFTGQEAGAIGIIGGADGPTAIFLTSKLAPHLLGPIAVAAYSYMALVPIIQPPIMKALTTKEERMIKMDQLRPVTKVEKIIFPITVTVVVSLILPPAATLVGMLMLGNLFKESGVVGRLTDTATNALMNIVTIFLGLSVGATATAEQFLRATTIKIIVLGVLAFAVGTAAGLILAKIMNKLSGGKINPLIGSAGVSAVPMAARVSQVVGQKENPSNFLLMHAMGPNVSGVIGSAVAAGVMLSLFG
- the lysS gene encoding lysine--tRNA ligase; this encodes MSEEMQLSEVLQVRRDKLNTLRKMGRDPYKVEKYDQTHFSGDIKGNFEEMEGKEVSVAGRIMAKRGMGKASFLDMQDKQGRIQSYVRKDAIGEEEYDITLTYDIGDIIGVKGTVFKTKNGEVSVRASEVSLLSKSLKPLPEKWHGLKDKELRYRQRYVDLIVNPEVKDTFIKRTRAIKALRKYLDDKDFLEVETPILDTVASGANASPFITHHNALDIDMYMRIATELHLKRLVVGGIDRVYEIGRLFRNEGMSPKHNPEFTTIEWYMAYADYEVMMQMCEEVVSAMAMAAAGTTKLTYQGKEIDLAPPWKRIRMVDLVTEMTGINLEEVATDEEAIKIAKEKGLEVRKDFKKGDIINLFFEEFCEHTLIQPTFVTHHPVEVSPFAKKDPENPAYTHRFEAFANTWEIANAFSELNDPIDQRERFEEQVRRKDLGEDEIAMMDEDFLNALEIGLPPTGGIGIGIDRLVMLLTDSPSIRDVLFFPTMKPIK
- the dusB gene encoding tRNA dihydrouridine synthase DusB, which encodes MAGVTDLSFRILCKECGAGMVYTEMVSAKGLCYEDKKTHMLTKIEDVEKPVALQIFGSDPDFMGRAAAKLNNLENAVLDINMGCPTPKIIKNGDGSALMKNPKLAGEVIKAVVRESIKPVTVKIRKGWDDSSINAVEMAKIIEDSGASLVAVHGRTREEFYTGKADWNIIKEVKEAVSIPVIGNGDVFSVEDAKNMVELTGCDGVMIARGAQGNPWIFKRVAHYLKTGQIIPKPTIEEKVELIKKHLDLLIENKTEYVAVREIRKHIAWYFKGVRNSNKLRGETNNLNSKEEILDILNRFMESYYQHGE
- a CDS encoding biotin--[acetyl-CoA-carboxylase] ligase is translated as MRKRILEVLINSKDKFISGEELSKSIGVSRTAVWKHIKKLKEEGYKIESVPKRGYMLIKEGDKLDSKLLSIDMKNKVIGKEIIHFDSIDSTSNHAKAIALEGAEEGTVVIAEEQTKGRGRLGRSWVSPKGQGIWMSIILRPDIIPTHAMKITQIVAAAITEALRKFTKDDVLIKWPNDIVLHKKKVCGILTEMSAEIDKVNFVIVGIGVNANMDETLLPEDVADKAVSLAKYMDDDISRKEIVKEILYEFEKLYMDFIESRSIEKSIDICRQYSATLNNTVRIISRDSEVKARAIDLSEEGELVVEYEDGRVEKVFSGEVSVRGLYEYV
- the greA gene encoding transcription elongation factor GreA codes for the protein MSEKEILLTVEGHRKTEEELELLKTVKRQEVAARIKEAIAFGDISENSEYDEAKNEQAKLEERIAKLEATLRKARIISEDEISLDVVNIGSTVKVFDVEFDEEIEYTIVGSAEADPYELKISNESPVGMALIGSKVGETVEVHAPQGLMQYKVLEISRR